The following coding sequences are from one Microtus pennsylvanicus isolate mMicPen1 chromosome 1, mMicPen1.hap1, whole genome shotgun sequence window:
- the Tfg gene encoding protein TFG isoform X4 has translation MNGQLDLSGKLIIKAQLGEDIRRIPIHNEDITYDELVLMMQRVFRGKLLSNDEVTIKYKDEDGDLITIFDSSDLSFAIQCSRILKLTLFVNGQPRPLESSQVKYLRRELIELRNKVNRLLDCLEPPGEPGPSTSIPENDAVDGREEKTAASDSSGKQSTQVMAASMSAFDPLKNQDEINKNVMSAFGLTDDQVSGPPSAPAEDRSGTPDSIASSSSAAHPPAVQPQQPPYTGAQTQAGQMYQQYQQQAGYGAQQPQAPPQQYGIQYSGFQSMERFHCK, from the exons ATGAACGGACAGTTGGACCTAAGTGGGAAGCTAATTATCAAAGCTCAACTTGGAGAAGATATCCGCCGAATTCCCATTCATAATGAAGATATTACTTATGATGAGTTAGTGCTAATGATGCAGCGAGTATTCAGAGGAAAACTTCTGAGTAATGATGAAGTTACAATAAAGTATAAGGATGAAG atGGAGATCTTATAACCATTTTTGATAGTTCTGACCTTTCCTTTGCAATTCAGTGTAGTAGAATACTGAAACTGACATTGTTTG TTAATGGCCAACCAAGACCCCTTGAATCAAGTCAGGTGAAATACCTTCGTCGAGAACTGATAGAACTTCGAAATAAAGTGAATCGCTTATTGGATTGCTTAGAGCCACCTGGAGAACCAGGACCTTCCACAAGTATTCCTGAAAATG ATGCTGTGGATGGCAGGGAAGAGAAGACTGCTGCTTCTGATTCTTCTGGAAAACAGTCTACTCAGGTTATGGCAGCAAGTATGTCAGCTTTTGATCCTCTGAAAAACCaagatgaaatcaacaaaaatgtCATGTCAGCATTTGGATTAACAGATGACCAGGTTTCAG GGCCACCCAGTGCTCCAGCAGAAGACCGCTCTGGGACTCCTGACAGTATTGCTTCTTCCTCCTCAGCAGCGCACCCGCCAGCAGTTCAGCCACAGCAGCCTCCATATACAGGAGCTCAGACACAAGCAG GTCAGATGTACCAACAATACCAGCAGCAGGCTGGCTACGGGGCACAGCAACCTCAGGCTCCTCCTCAACAGTATGGTATTCAGTATTCAG GATTCCAGTCAATGGAGAGGTTTCATTGCAAGTAG
- the Tfg gene encoding protein TFG isoform X3, whose translation MNGQLDLSGKLIIKAQLGEDIRRIPIHNEDITYDELVLMMQRVFRGKLLSNDEVTIKYKDEDGDLITIFDSSDLSFAIQCSRILKLTLFVNGQPRPLESSQVKYLRRELIELRNKVNRLLDCLEPPGEPGPSTSIPENDAVDGREEKTAASDSSGKQSTQVMAASMSAFDPLKNQDEINKNVMSAFGLTDDQVSGPPSAPAEDRSGTPDSIASSSSAAHPPAVQPQQPPYTGAQTQAGQIEGQMYQQYQQQAGYGAQQPQAPPQQYGIQYSGFQSMERFHCK comes from the exons ATGAACGGACAGTTGGACCTAAGTGGGAAGCTAATTATCAAAGCTCAACTTGGAGAAGATATCCGCCGAATTCCCATTCATAATGAAGATATTACTTATGATGAGTTAGTGCTAATGATGCAGCGAGTATTCAGAGGAAAACTTCTGAGTAATGATGAAGTTACAATAAAGTATAAGGATGAAG atGGAGATCTTATAACCATTTTTGATAGTTCTGACCTTTCCTTTGCAATTCAGTGTAGTAGAATACTGAAACTGACATTGTTTG TTAATGGCCAACCAAGACCCCTTGAATCAAGTCAGGTGAAATACCTTCGTCGAGAACTGATAGAACTTCGAAATAAAGTGAATCGCTTATTGGATTGCTTAGAGCCACCTGGAGAACCAGGACCTTCCACAAGTATTCCTGAAAATG ATGCTGTGGATGGCAGGGAAGAGAAGACTGCTGCTTCTGATTCTTCTGGAAAACAGTCTACTCAGGTTATGGCAGCAAGTATGTCAGCTTTTGATCCTCTGAAAAACCaagatgaaatcaacaaaaatgtCATGTCAGCATTTGGATTAACAGATGACCAGGTTTCAG GGCCACCCAGTGCTCCAGCAGAAGACCGCTCTGGGACTCCTGACAGTATTGCTTCTTCCTCCTCAGCAGCGCACCCGCCAGCAGTTCAGCCACAGCAGCCTCCATATACAGGAGCTCAGACACAAGCAGGTCAGATTGAAG GTCAGATGTACCAACAATACCAGCAGCAGGCTGGCTACGGGGCACAGCAACCTCAGGCTCCTCCTCAACAGTATGGTATTCAGTATTCAG GATTCCAGTCAATGGAGAGGTTTCATTGCAAGTAG
- the Tfg gene encoding protein TFG isoform X1, translated as MNGQLDLSGKLIIKAQLGEDIRRIPIHNEDITYDELVLMMQRVFRGKLLSNDEVTIKYKDEDGDLITIFDSSDLSFAIQCSRILKLTLFVNGQPRPLESSQVKYLRRELIELRNKVNRLLDCLEPPGEPGPSTSIPENDAVDGREEKTAASDSSGKQSTQVMAASMSAFDPLKNQDEINKNVMSAFGLTDDQVSGPPSAPAEDRSGTPDSIASSSSAAHPPAVQPQQPPYTGAQTQAGQIEGQMYQQYQQQAGYGAQQPQAPPQQYGIQYSASYSQQTGPQQPQQFQGYSQQPTSQAPAPSFSGQPQQLPAQPQQYQASTYPPQTYTTQTSQPANYNVPPGAQPGMAPSQPGAYQPRPGFTPSPAGTMTPPSSGPNPYARNRPPFGQGYTQPGPGYR; from the exons ATGAACGGACAGTTGGACCTAAGTGGGAAGCTAATTATCAAAGCTCAACTTGGAGAAGATATCCGCCGAATTCCCATTCATAATGAAGATATTACTTATGATGAGTTAGTGCTAATGATGCAGCGAGTATTCAGAGGAAAACTTCTGAGTAATGATGAAGTTACAATAAAGTATAAGGATGAAG atGGAGATCTTATAACCATTTTTGATAGTTCTGACCTTTCCTTTGCAATTCAGTGTAGTAGAATACTGAAACTGACATTGTTTG TTAATGGCCAACCAAGACCCCTTGAATCAAGTCAGGTGAAATACCTTCGTCGAGAACTGATAGAACTTCGAAATAAAGTGAATCGCTTATTGGATTGCTTAGAGCCACCTGGAGAACCAGGACCTTCCACAAGTATTCCTGAAAATG ATGCTGTGGATGGCAGGGAAGAGAAGACTGCTGCTTCTGATTCTTCTGGAAAACAGTCTACTCAGGTTATGGCAGCAAGTATGTCAGCTTTTGATCCTCTGAAAAACCaagatgaaatcaacaaaaatgtCATGTCAGCATTTGGATTAACAGATGACCAGGTTTCAG GGCCACCCAGTGCTCCAGCAGAAGACCGCTCTGGGACTCCTGACAGTATTGCTTCTTCCTCCTCAGCAGCGCACCCGCCAGCAGTTCAGCCACAGCAGCCTCCATATACAGGAGCTCAGACACAAGCAGGTCAGATTGAAG GTCAGATGTACCAACAATACCAGCAGCAGGCTGGCTACGGGGCACAGCAACCTCAGGCTCCTCCTCAACAGTATGGTATTCAGTATTCAG cTAGTTACAGCCAGCAGACTGGACCCCAACAACCTCAGCAGTTCCAGGGATATAGCCAACAACCAACTTCCCAGGCACCGGCTCCTTCCTTTTCTGGTCAACCACAACAACTGCCTGCTCAACCACAACAGTACCAGGCGAGCACTTACCCTCCACAAACTTACACTACTCAAACATCTCAGCCTGCTAATTACAATGTGCCCCCTGGTGCTCAGCCTGGAATGGCTCCAAGTCAGCCTGGTGCTTACCAACCCAGACCGGGTTTTACACCATCTCCTGCGGGTACCATGACCCCTCCTTCCAGTGGGCCTAACCCTTATGCACGTAACCGTCCTCCTTTTGGTCAGGGCTATACCCAACCTGGACCCGGTTATCGATAA
- the Tfg gene encoding protein TFG isoform X2 has product MNGQLDLSGKLIIKAQLGEDIRRIPIHNEDITYDELVLMMQRVFRGKLLSNDEVTIKYKDEDGDLITIFDSSDLSFAIQCSRILKLTLFVNGQPRPLESSQVKYLRRELIELRNKVNRLLDCLEPPGEPGPSTSIPENDAVDGREEKTAASDSSGKQSTQVMAASMSAFDPLKNQDEINKNVMSAFGLTDDQVSGPPSAPAEDRSGTPDSIASSSSAAHPPAVQPQQPPYTGAQTQAGQMYQQYQQQAGYGAQQPQAPPQQYGIQYSASYSQQTGPQQPQQFQGYSQQPTSQAPAPSFSGQPQQLPAQPQQYQASTYPPQTYTTQTSQPANYNVPPGAQPGMAPSQPGAYQPRPGFTPSPAGTMTPPSSGPNPYARNRPPFGQGYTQPGPGYR; this is encoded by the exons ATGAACGGACAGTTGGACCTAAGTGGGAAGCTAATTATCAAAGCTCAACTTGGAGAAGATATCCGCCGAATTCCCATTCATAATGAAGATATTACTTATGATGAGTTAGTGCTAATGATGCAGCGAGTATTCAGAGGAAAACTTCTGAGTAATGATGAAGTTACAATAAAGTATAAGGATGAAG atGGAGATCTTATAACCATTTTTGATAGTTCTGACCTTTCCTTTGCAATTCAGTGTAGTAGAATACTGAAACTGACATTGTTTG TTAATGGCCAACCAAGACCCCTTGAATCAAGTCAGGTGAAATACCTTCGTCGAGAACTGATAGAACTTCGAAATAAAGTGAATCGCTTATTGGATTGCTTAGAGCCACCTGGAGAACCAGGACCTTCCACAAGTATTCCTGAAAATG ATGCTGTGGATGGCAGGGAAGAGAAGACTGCTGCTTCTGATTCTTCTGGAAAACAGTCTACTCAGGTTATGGCAGCAAGTATGTCAGCTTTTGATCCTCTGAAAAACCaagatgaaatcaacaaaaatgtCATGTCAGCATTTGGATTAACAGATGACCAGGTTTCAG GGCCACCCAGTGCTCCAGCAGAAGACCGCTCTGGGACTCCTGACAGTATTGCTTCTTCCTCCTCAGCAGCGCACCCGCCAGCAGTTCAGCCACAGCAGCCTCCATATACAGGAGCTCAGACACAAGCAG GTCAGATGTACCAACAATACCAGCAGCAGGCTGGCTACGGGGCACAGCAACCTCAGGCTCCTCCTCAACAGTATGGTATTCAGTATTCAG cTAGTTACAGCCAGCAGACTGGACCCCAACAACCTCAGCAGTTCCAGGGATATAGCCAACAACCAACTTCCCAGGCACCGGCTCCTTCCTTTTCTGGTCAACCACAACAACTGCCTGCTCAACCACAACAGTACCAGGCGAGCACTTACCCTCCACAAACTTACACTACTCAAACATCTCAGCCTGCTAATTACAATGTGCCCCCTGGTGCTCAGCCTGGAATGGCTCCAAGTCAGCCTGGTGCTTACCAACCCAGACCGGGTTTTACACCATCTCCTGCGGGTACCATGACCCCTCCTTCCAGTGGGCCTAACCCTTATGCACGTAACCGTCCTCCTTTTGGTCAGGGCTATACCCAACCTGGACCCGGTTATCGATAA